A stretch of Triticum aestivum cultivar Chinese Spring chromosome 1D, IWGSC CS RefSeq v2.1, whole genome shotgun sequence DNA encodes these proteins:
- the LOC123178911 gene encoding uncharacterized protein has protein sequence MATVVIRHPCFSSKSMCWKERPIVREGDAAGTIADLKLLPVYLRDSAYWRGALYVGREYGFIMRINLSDDRYHVIKLPKGHKGLPRLGKSMKGVYCALIHGRCECEIWFLDESRGRMEWMLKNEIDLQSTIRKCSNKHVDDVPWVLQSRHHMDERLVENDASLKLRCYNNEAPSKGDFGWDSDDENTVDTAEWPKESDNNSPYFSCLGFHPYKEIVLFGWLDKIVAYHLNSLKVQCLGRMPHMCTDIDVAFTSAPCWMRNLPGSN, from the exons ATGGCCACCGTCGTCATACGTCATCCGTGCTTCTCATCAAAGAGTATGTGCTGGAAGGAGAGACCAATTGTGCGAGAAGGGGATGCCGCCGGGACGATTGCTGATTTGAAATTGCTACCTGTGTATTTGCGCGACTCAGCATACTGGCGAGGGGCGCTGTATGTGGGTCGTGAATATGGCTTTATTATGAG GATAAACTTATCAGATGATAGGTATCACGTAATTAAGTTACCGAAAGGACACAAAGGACTACCTCGCCTGGGAAAATCAATGAAAGGGGTATATTGTGCATTGATTCATGGAAGATGTGAATGTGAAATTTGGTTCCTTGATGAATCTCGTGGCCGGATGGAATGGATGTTGAAGAATGAAATCGATCTCCAATCAACAATTAGAaaatgttcaaacaagcatgttgATGATGTACCATGGGTACTACAATCACGTCATCACATGGACGAGCGGTTGGTGGAAAATGATGCCAGCCTTAAGCTCAGATGCTATAACAATGAAGCACCATCGAAAGGTGATTTTGGATGGGACTCTGACGATGAAAACACGGTTGACACTGCAGAGTGGCCTAAAGAATCAGACAACAACTCTCCTTATTTTAGTTGTCTTGGGTTTCATCCTTACAAAGAAATCGTTTTGTTTGGTTGGTTAGATAAAATAGTAGCATACCATTTAAATAGCTTGAAGGTTCAATGTTTGGGCAGGATGCCGCACATGTGCACCGATATAGATGTGGCTTTCACGTCCGCCCCATGTTGGATGAGGAACTTACCTGGAAGCAATTAA